The following proteins come from a genomic window of Panicum hallii strain FIL2 chromosome 8, PHallii_v3.1, whole genome shotgun sequence:
- the LOC112903584 gene encoding uncharacterized protein LOC112903584, with amino-acid sequence MVSEWKNSEWRNEQDHAFAYDCLTNRVWWDKMESVLNAVGPIFFVLRFADRQKNATLSGLLPKMIQAYNDICAKLRKGEQGKRDLLNKTAEVISKRTRYLLNETLVLAAAALDPGELYRSNHAKKSCYQLAVTLAIKKLATSTSEAATAIDQYSCFIEKKGLFGDPEARWSALHGKSSPVEWWGSYGGQCPALQKIARRIVSQCVSSSGCERNWSTFALVHTKLRNKLGFDKLHKLVKVHYNLKLQIQQFEADFQSLQEKDVDPCAMMMDVALYDEQNSIMDWLNNSMSDSTPILDEYDDDDLDWNTPSSFLIESLEMDIEEVAAFKRKLCLGKNGRKKKQRKQWDEEEEVIEDYASDSSHEQGSPIYAESGDSSSNEGDGDNDDGEGSGGTRAHVGVSDGFSSGD; translated from the exons ATGGTCTCTGAGTGGAAAAACAGTGAATGGAGAAATGAGCAAGACCATGCCTTTGCATATGATTGCCTGACAAATAGGGTTTGGTGGGATAAGATGGAATCGGTGCTTAATGCTGTTGGACCCATCTTCTTTGTTCTTCGCTTTGCTGACCGGCAAAAGAATGCTACTCTATCCGGCTTACTTCCAAAGATGATACAGGCATATAATGATATATGTGCTAAGTTGAGAAAAGGTGAACAGGGAAAAAGAGATCTCCTTAACAAAACAGCCGAAGTAATAAGTAAGAGAACACGATATCTTCTTAATGAGACACTTGTGCTTGCAG CTGCTGCACTTGACCCTGGAGAGCTATACAGATCAAACCATGCAAAAAAATCATGTTATCAATTGGCTGTAACTTTGGCAATAAAGAAACTGGCTACTTCAACTTCAGAGGCTGCTACTGCAATTGACCAATATTCTTGTTTCATTGAAAAGAAGGGTCTATTtggagatccagaagctcgttGGTCAGCACTTCATGGCAAAAGCAGTCCAG TTGAGTGGTGGGGTTCATATGGAGGGCAATGCCCTGCATTGCAAAAGATTGCAAGACGCATTGTCTCACAATGCGTATCATCTAGTGGATGTGAAAGAAATTGGAGCACCTTTGCTCTTGTTCACACAAAATTAAGAAATAAATTAGGCTTTGACAAGCTGCACAAGTTGGTGAAAGTGCATTATAACTTGAAGCTACAGATCCAACAATTCGAAGCTGACTTTCAAAGCCTTCAAGAAAAAGATGTTGATCCATGTGCTATGATGATGGATGTTGCCCTTTATGATGAACAAAACTCAATCATGGATTGGCTAAATAATTCAATGAGCGATTCCACACCAATTCTCGATGAATACGATGATGATGATCTTGATTGGAACACACCTAGCAGCTTTCTCATTGAAAGTCTGGAAATGGACATAGAAGAGGTGGCTGCATTCAAGAGGAAGCTTTGCTTGGGAAAAAATGGCAGAAAAAAGAAACAGAGAAAGCAAtgggatgaagaagaagaagttatAGAGGACTATGCATCTGATTCTTCTCATGAACAAGGCAGCCCAATTTATGCTGAGTCAGGTGATAGTAGTTCCAATGAAGGTGATG